TATTGCTTCGAAACTCTGTGTAAATGACAACGTTGTTCATGCAGATTGTAGCTGCAGTTCCACCATCTGTACGCACTGTTCTTTCCAAGGGAAGTCCGTGCTTCTTAATATCCAGCAGGTTATGTTTGCAGATATTTTATGgtggttttttttaattacaatcTTTTTCTCCTGATTGGATGCTGAAAATTCAAGGATCTTGACACTCTCTTTCTCTAATTTTTCAGTGTTTCCGACACATTTCCTCAAGTAAGTCTGAATTTTGCCGGTGGTGCATCTTTGGTTCTAAGACCACAGGACTACCTCATACAACAGAATCCTATTGTAAGAACTTGTTTTACAAAGACAACTTTTTTCATAGTTGGTGTGAATTATATTTGACAATTGATGAGGATTCATCATCAATTAGTCtgattcttttctttccttccacTTGTTTGCCACTTAAAGGATGGTTTCAAAACTTTGCCACTCTTTATAAAGGTGTGTCATGTGCCTGCTACTTTATTATTCAATTTCCATGAAAACTTCTTAAATAGAATAACTTCTTGTGGGGGAAAGAAAAACATCTCTTTTaattccaccaccaccaccatcaaaTCGACTTTTATCGTAGGGGAAAGTCTTAGGACTCACTCCAGAGCATCATCACAGTGAAACATAGACATGGTTTAAGGCATTAACTACCTTCATGCTTATTCCTCATAATGATGTATCTTATGTATACAAGGTTGATGGAGCAGTGTGGTGTATTGGCTTTCAAAAAATCCCAGGTGAAGGCATAACAATTCTAGGAGGTATAATGATAGTTTGAAACTTTCTTAAGTCCTACAATAATGCTGTTTTATTTGTTGATATCTTGAATCTTTAAAAAgctttatttagaatgaaaatgtGCCATATTGATAAGCTTTTTCTTACCCACAAACTATGCATAATCAAATTATGAATATGTTTCTACACACAACATGCCAgaatatcaattaaaaaaacataCTCTTCTTCATAAATAGTTGTTTATCATCAAGTTAGTGATCCTTGTTATTTCTTCTCTTCAATGCTAAGACCCTGATAACACTACATTCTTTTCTTACAGACCTtgtattaaaagataaaatttttatctatgATCTTGCTCATCAGCGCATTGGGTGGACTAACTATGACTGTAAGTTACAGCTACACTACTCAGACACTTTATTGATGTGGCGCTATATAATtgaatgtttaaaaaaaaaacgagcATGGGATGCTAGTTTTGAAGCCAATATAtgattgtttttaaaaattctataggTTCGTTGTCCGTTAACGTCACTGCATCAACGGGGGGAGGAAGAAGTGAATTTGTGAATGCAGGAGAGCTAAGTGGAAGCACTTCTTTACAAGATGGACCTCACAAGTTGATACACATTGGGGTCATGGCTTTCTTCTTATACCTTCTAGTTTTGTAGCATTTGAGAATTGTAACTaatatcttcttttctttttggccTTGTATATGTATATGCCCTAAGATGTGGCAATCGGCAAGATCACATATTAGGGAATGCATAGTGAAAATTTCACGTAATTTAGTCGTGTAGATTCTCACCGTTGATTAGGAAGGTGGTTAAAATTTTGATTCCACTGGAAATTCTAATTCATAGTGAAAATCTACACGATTAAATCATGTAAAGCTTTCCAAATTAGAAGATCTATCCTCAGTTTCTCACACATCATTATTTGGGTTGTCACTTGTGCAATAGGCTTGATTTTTTAGCTTCATGTGCCTGCTTAGTTATGTCACAGCTCTTTATTTAGAGCCCTGTGGAATCAAATTGTTCCCCGGggttctttttattcttctttggGGGTAGCATTGTAAATTCACAGGTGGTTAATATTGAGTTGTAGTTACAACATATGCACACATTTGTACATTTTTTCGGTTGCTGCATTTTGCAtcactttcattttatttttgtattgtattttttattagtcaGCATAAAATGATTGTTGAAAATGGCTTAGTGCCATGCTAGAGTATATCTCAAAATATGTTATGTTCAGTATACAAAATATCTGCATGGTAATTATATCCTGTAGTTTcttgacaattaaaatattacTGCTTTGACATTGTTATTTATTGAGGGCATTGTTATTTACGAAAATGATGGTGTATTAAAACGGCATTGCTGATTTTCAAGTTCACTGGCACAAGAGTAACctattgggtgtatattgtataaaaagattaaatattatacggcttaaaataataacaacgaACATATAATGTTACCTGTGACATAATTGTTTAATAACTTAGCTTGGTGTAACCATAAATTATATGTGCATTGGGGAAGAAAGCAATTGTTTCCAATTATATGTGATTTTCTACTAAACTTTTATTCCCATAATGAGTTCTTAATATAATCCTAAATCCATGCAGTTTTATAACCCAAAAACACGTAATAAAATCCATTTTTTCGTACTTTAAGAGTAGCTTAACTTGTTGCCTGAAAACTGATAAATCAACTAGAGGCGCATTTCAGCAATAAAACATGACTTCCTTGACATTGTCCTTGACTGCAGGCAAGTCTAACATCACTCTACCGCCGCCGCCCCTACTCGCAGAATCCCCTTCTGACATTTCACCTTCGATGTAGTAGCGAGCTCGAAAAGCAGCTAAGTGCGCATAATATGCAGGAGGAACTgcaaacaataatcaatttgtttttattaaaatgatgatgatgacggtAAAAGAATGATCAAAGGATTAGAGCTACATAGCAAATAGAGAGGATCTAACCTATTGATACTGAACGAGTGCACCTGGCATACCTGAAtgtattataataataacaacggTATAAGAATAAACGGATATACAAACCAAACAAATCGACTATAGGAAAGATGTTTGAGTGACGAAAATTACGTGTAACATAAGTTATTAGTCAAAGTCTGGAATCCATCAGCAGTGAAGTTGTTTTCATCAAACAGCATATGATAATGAGTAGGTCGACTGGTTCCCTGAGTCATAATTTTTCAATGattaaataaaattgtaataaaTGAAATGCGTAATTGAATAATAACCCATAGCTGAGTCAAGCACAAAGtgattattacttgaattccaGCATGACTGTTGAGGTAAAAATCGTGCTCCCAAGGGTGGCAAATTTTGGTGTCCACAACAGTACCTTTTAAAggattatacataaaaataatactctTAGTACAATGCAGAGCGTATAGAAATCCAATGTAACACATGGACATCATGTCGAAGGACATGAACCCAATTTGGTACAAAATAATCAAATGACAAAGTTCTTTCGGTGAAAATGTGAAACCTGGCAGTATATTTCCACTTTTGTCAGTTTGATCCCGTCTTCTGTGATCAGCAGGGAAGAAGCGAGTGTGATGTCGTTTCTGAACGACGACAAATGTAACTCGGGGCTGATAACCTGCCTGCAAGGAGGCGCAAGCCTGGGAATAACAAAAATTGTTACACACATACAACACgtgtattttgaaaaatacaagtAAAAGAATACTAGTCACTTAGGTTATTGCAGCAAAAAATTTCTTCAGCAAGCCACACCTGTCTTATTGCATCCATCTCATGAAGCAAAACTTGACTGAACTGTCCCTCACTGACTCCATCTCTGCCAATGCAGGAATTGATATAATCAATCAAacgtttttaaaaaaatgatcatTGAATTATATTACATGTTTTGTTGAGACAGAATCCAACCTGTAGAATATAATCCTGTCAGGCTTCCGATTTGTTTTTTTGTAAAAGGCCATGAGCAGCTCCCtgtgaaaaaattaaatgagatTATCAATCAAGTTTCCCTCAAAAGTGGAAATGGAATTGCACGTTTATAATCACACTTACCTGATCATTCCACCAGGCACAATTCCCTTATTCGGAACCACAGTAGTTTTATAAAGATCCTGAATGATTTCTTGACGGTGCATCTGGGCAGAAACAATTGCTCTGTACTGTGTGACCAGAGGCCAATCTATGGATCCCACAACCTACAAAAATAATACACAGTAGAAAAAAAAGCTCCAGTATAAAACTTCAGtaagggagggagagagagagagagagacaagTTGCTTACTGCAGCAATAGAGGGAGCTGAGTCTTCCCCTGGTTGTGGATGTGTTACATCAGCTCCTAAGATTAAAGTTGGCATATCAGATAAAAAGGGAATGTTATGGAGATCTGCATCACGTAACACCAGGTTTTTTCCACCAACCTGGACAATCAACAATtgcaaatttataattttgaagcaatacaaaaaatttatagaaaCAATACAGAGCTCCACATTTTTCAGGTTACCTTGACATTTATCTTGAGAGAAACATTTTCAAGATACTGCTTCTTCATCTGATAAGCATGATTTGGTAGACAGCACTGAGACACTATTCCTAGTTCTGTTTCACATTTCCGCTTTATTGTTCCTACAAGGAAACCAGTAAACAATGAAGAAACAAATCTTATAACTTGGATTTTGATTTGGGGTACACAGAACTTACCATAAGACCCCTTTGAGTCGggtaaaattattatcaaaagGTCAAGGTTCTTCCCCGTCTTCTTACACTTATCATGAAGTTCAGCAAGAGCTCTCTCTATTGCATTGGGTTGTGCTGAAATTATAGGAATTAGAGGCTCTCTCTTGAAAATCTGTCcaaataaaaattgataaaacaaTGTTGTTATGTTAAAATGCTCGTAAATCATGCAAAATAATCATGCAAGTATCTAAAGTATATCATACCATTCCCTTACTAACACACATGCTGATCAATTCAGCACAAAACTGAGATGGCACATCTCTGTTCACTCTTCTAGAAAAATTGATACAAGTCCAGTGTTGCACTGTCCCACCACCATACATTTTctataaaatatagaaatataagaaaatgaaataagaaaatataaaaaaaaataatattgtaaagtaaaataatattcaacttaattaaaatagttggcAAAGTAATTAATGTTAAATTGCAAATCAGTCATTATACTAAGTACAAAACACCCATTAAAATGAAACTTTTCACATTCATGTGCTAACCTTATTAATCATATTCCATGCACCCATCTGTGGGTtaaccattttttcttttccactgtCATGATATTTCAgctgcaagaaaagtaaaaacatCAGTTAATAAAGAGGAAGAAAAGCTACAAAATTATCTCAATTCTCAAGTAGGAATGCATATACCATTGGAGGTTGCAAGACTCGAGCATCAACCAATGGCAGATCCGCCGCTACACTAATCCCAAATTCCCGAGCATATTTGTCATTGTTAAAATTGTTCTGCCTGGCAATCTGATAGGTAACAAAATGCTGAATATTTGTGCACACCATCACATGACAATGATACAATACAATACAAAGCTACCTGTTTGATGTAGTTTTCCCTTTCTTGAGGACGCTGACAATTTGCCTTCAGAAGTGCAGTTACCTGAGTCTCAGTTAATCTCTTGGTATACCTCTGTCCAGAAGCAATCGAACAAACCTAcagcaaaattaaaaaaaaaaaagtaaccaGAAATGAAGACTATATAACAATGAACAGCATGCAAGTGTATAAACAATTAGTGTAAACAAGAGTATTAGTAAAAGA
The genomic region above belongs to Arachis duranensis cultivar V14167 chromosome 3, aradu.V14167.gnm2.J7QH, whole genome shotgun sequence and contains:
- the LOC107476447 gene encoding protein argonaute 5, which gives rise to MSHRNKPSPSDSAAGRGRGRGRGPGPAQSVPAVRPSVPFAPPAAPGPAIGSSTSTPPLAAVASASSSSSMAPEAVTAGVEKLALQQAAPLSSSKALRIPRRPGFGTLGQKIQVRANHFLVQVADRDLHHYDVAITPEVTAKSIRRILVNLLVTKYLKTNLGNRIPAFDGNKNLYTAGRLPFESQDFVIKLSDDDRKGSSAASASASGSASKKREREFKITIRFAAKVELQNLIQFLRCQQRETPQDTIQALDVALRALPSEKYNISGRSFFSPLLGQQGSLGGGIEYWRGYYQSLRPTQMGLSLNIDVSARSYYEPILVTDFVEKHFNLDLSRRLSDQDRVKIKKALRGIKVEVRNNENIRGYKVTGISKEPLYELMFTLDDNATKKSVVQYFHEKYGIQLRYLNLPAIQAGSDAKPAYLPMEVCSIASGQRYTKRLTETQVTALLKANCQRPQERENYIKQIARQNNFNNDKYAREFGISVAADLPLVDARVLQPPMLKYHDSGKEKMVNPQMGAWNMINKKMYGGGTVQHWTCINFSRRVNRDVPSQFCAELISMCVSKGMIFKREPLIPIISAQPNAIERALAELHDKCKKTGKNLDLLIIILPDSKGSYGTIKRKCETELGIVSQCCLPNHAYQMKKQYLENVSLKINVKVGGKNLVLRDADLHNIPFLSDMPTLILGADVTHPQPGEDSAPSIAAVVGSIDWPLVTQYRAIVSAQMHRQEIIQDLYKTTVVPNKGIVPGGMIRELLMAFYKKTNRKPDRIIFYRDGVSEGQFSQVLLHEMDAIRQACASLQAGYQPRVTFVVVQKRHHTRFFPADHRRRDQTDKSGNILPGTVVDTKICHPWEHDFYLNSHAGIQGTSRPTHYHMLFDENNFTADGFQTLTNNLCYTYARCTRSVSIVPPAYYAHLAAFRARYYIEGEMSEGDSASRGGGGRVMLDLPAVKDNVKEVMFYC